A genomic window from Sulfurospirillum arsenophilum NBRC 109478 includes:
- a CDS encoding 3'-5' exonuclease has protein sequence MICVFDIETIPDTKLIRSVLSLEGDDLEVSLLAQKEQEEKSGSSFLPLSFHKIVAISAVIADDFGIFRKVSSIEGNNEHEMIKNFLGFINKHNPKLVSFNGRSFDMPLLMLRAMQYNLTCNAYFEVDNKELNKNKWENYRSRYSDRFHVDLLDHLCEFGAVRGMKLDHVCSMVGLPGKYDVHGDQVMELYYAGEIDTIKEYCESDVLNTYWLFLKYELLKGNLIIEDYQRALATMQENLRVEKSYTDVFGIAIEEELYKENH, from the coding sequence ATGATCTGTGTGTTCGATATAGAGACCATCCCTGATACCAAGCTAATTCGAAGCGTCCTAAGCCTTGAAGGAGATGACCTTGAAGTCTCGCTTTTAGCGCAAAAAGAGCAAGAGGAAAAGAGTGGAAGCAGCTTTTTACCGCTCTCTTTTCATAAAATCGTGGCGATTTCAGCCGTCATTGCCGATGATTTTGGCATCTTTCGCAAGGTGAGCAGCATTGAAGGCAACAATGAACACGAGATGATCAAGAACTTTTTAGGCTTCATCAATAAGCACAATCCTAAGCTGGTGAGCTTTAACGGCAGAAGTTTTGATATGCCGCTTTTGATGCTTCGTGCCATGCAATACAACCTTACATGTAACGCTTATTTTGAAGTTGACAATAAAGAGCTGAATAAAAACAAATGGGAAAATTATCGGTCTCGCTATTCAGATCGTTTTCATGTTGATTTGCTCGATCATCTGTGTGAATTTGGGGCGGTGCGAGGTATGAAGTTAGATCATGTCTGCTCAATGGTAGGGCTTCCTGGCAAATACGATGTGCATGGCGATCAGGTTATGGAGCTTTATTATGCAGGGGAAATCGATACCATCAAGGAGTATTGCGAGAGTGATGTGCTGAACACCTATTGGCTATTTTTGAAGTATGAACTACTTAAAGGCAACCTCATTATAGAGGATTATCAGCGTGCATTGGCTACAATGCAGGAAAATTTACGAGTCGAAAAGTCCTATACGGATGTCTTTGGCATCGCAATCGAAGAAGAATTATACAAGGAGAACCATTGA
- the waaC gene encoding lipopolysaccharide heptosyltransferase I, protein MKIAIVKLSALGDIIHAMIVLQYIKKNIPNAQIDWFVEEKFVGILENNPHIHAIYPLHLKNNTLHFFKEYQKLKMISKQNQYDLVLDLQGLIKSALVARILSPNCVGFDKQSLREPLAAFFYKTSFHVPYEENVIMRNLKLTCKALNIDIPDIQTKEPFLFSTHKSDITPSLLVITGSSWQSKVYPKEHFVTIFNALHVKSFIAWGSEEEKKDAQYICDHTNAEMLPKMSLDELKSIVKNSHLVIGADSGPTHMAWALGRPSITIFGPTPSARNTVTTPINLTIDCEKAINARNINKHNFCIQQIDPLKIIALAKELLPC, encoded by the coding sequence ATGAAAATTGCGATTGTAAAACTATCCGCACTGGGTGATATTATTCACGCCATGATTGTTTTACAATATATCAAAAAAAATATCCCAAATGCACAGATTGATTGGTTTGTGGAAGAAAAATTTGTGGGTATTTTGGAAAACAATCCTCACATCCATGCCATCTATCCCCTGCATCTTAAAAACAATACACTCCATTTTTTCAAAGAGTATCAAAAGCTCAAGATGATCTCAAAACAAAATCAGTATGATCTTGTTTTAGACCTGCAAGGACTCATCAAATCTGCCCTAGTTGCTAGAATTTTAAGTCCAAACTGTGTTGGTTTCGATAAACAAAGTCTTCGAGAACCGCTGGCTGCATTCTTCTATAAAACTTCTTTTCATGTTCCTTATGAAGAAAATGTCATTATGCGCAATCTCAAGCTTACATGTAAAGCTCTCAATATCGATATACCAGACATTCAAACCAAAGAACCTTTTTTATTTTCAACGCATAAAAGTGACATCACACCCTCGCTTCTTGTCATCACAGGCTCATCGTGGCAAAGCAAAGTGTATCCCAAAGAGCATTTTGTGACCATTTTCAATGCTTTACATGTAAAGAGTTTTATTGCATGGGGAAGTGAAGAGGAAAAAAAAGATGCACAGTATATCTGCGATCATACCAACGCAGAGATGCTTCCTAAAATGAGCTTAGATGAGCTAAAATCCATTGTCAAAAACAGCCATTTAGTCATTGGCGCAGATAGTGGTCCAACGCATATGGCATGGGCATTAGGGCGTCCTAGCATTACCATTTTTGGTCCGACACCTTCGGCGCGCAACACCGTTACAACCCCCATAAATTTGACAATAGATTGTGAAAAAGCTATAAATGCAAGAAATATCAATAAACATAATTTTTGCATTCAGCAGATTGATCCCTTAAAAATTATTGCATTAGCGAAGGAACTACTCCCGTGTTAG
- a CDS encoding lipid A biosynthesis lauroyl acyltransferase, with amino-acid sequence MLDAFYVSAFWLFKLFVTKLPKSLLRILIHTFATIGYLIDAKHNKIAKVNLDLAFEDRMSDKQKTEIIKQCYQNLLYLLREFIVNQTISKENLLKKITFHNEHIYEDAIQKKQGVIFLTAHYGSWELLSLAMGAKFGPMSIIGRKLDSVAMNAILEKNRQRFNITLLEKKGAMRGMLKALQKGENVGLLVDQNTAEQEGILISFFGKSARHTPAAAQFSKKMNVTIIPTFITTNDYEHFDITLYEPILPPQNDDEKAIIDSVQAQANITQQVIEQKPDEWFWFHRRWKNQYEELYK; translated from the coding sequence GTGTTAGACGCTTTTTATGTATCAGCTTTTTGGCTGTTTAAACTCTTCGTTACAAAACTTCCCAAATCTTTATTGCGTATCTTGATTCATACGTTCGCAACGATAGGATACCTCATTGATGCGAAACATAACAAGATTGCCAAAGTCAATTTGGATCTTGCTTTTGAAGATCGTATGAGTGATAAACAAAAGACGGAAATTATTAAACAATGCTATCAAAATCTACTCTATCTTCTGAGAGAATTTATTGTCAATCAAACCATTTCTAAAGAAAATTTACTGAAAAAAATCACATTTCATAATGAACATATTTATGAAGATGCGATTCAAAAAAAGCAAGGTGTTATTTTTCTCACAGCACATTATGGAAGTTGGGAACTTTTATCGTTAGCGATGGGAGCAAAATTTGGCCCAATGAGTATTATCGGCAGAAAGCTCGATTCTGTTGCTATGAATGCTATATTAGAAAAAAATAGACAACGTTTTAATATCACATTGTTAGAGAAAAAAGGTGCGATGCGAGGTATGCTGAAGGCTTTGCAAAAAGGTGAAAATGTGGGTTTGCTTGTCGATCAAAATACAGCCGAGCAAGAAGGAATTCTTATCTCCTTTTTTGGAAAAAGTGCGCGACATACCCCAGCAGCAGCACAATTTTCAAAAAAGATGAATGTGACCATCATCCCTACTTTTATTACCACAAACGATTATGAACACTTTGATATAACGCTTTATGAACCAATATTGCCACCACAAAATGATGATGAAAAAGCCATCATCGATAGTGTTCAAGCACAAGCAAACATTACACAACAGGTGATTGAACAGAAACCTGATGAGTGGTTTTGGTTTCACAGAAGATGGAAAAATCAATATGAAGAACTCTACAAATGA
- a CDS encoding glycosyltransferase family 2 protein — translation MIALSIVIITFNSEKYLEEVLKSCLFADEVVVVDSGSHDNTITIAQSFPNVTLVQQPWLGFGLQKQKGVDLARHDWVFVLDSDEVITQALQEEIIFTCKSFTCKGYFVPRINYFFGKPIKRMGLYPDATLRLFDRKSAHFSESAVHEKVILDGESTQLQSPMLHYAYDTIEQFIAKQNRYSSLGAKHNFLKALLNPSWTFFKLFILKGGILEGWRGYVIAKLYAQYTFWKYIK, via the coding sequence ATGATTGCATTATCAATTGTTATCATTACCTTTAATAGCGAAAAATATCTTGAAGAAGTACTGAAATCATGTCTGTTTGCCGATGAAGTGGTGGTGGTTGACTCAGGCTCACATGACAACACCATTACGATTGCACAAAGCTTCCCCAATGTTACCCTTGTTCAGCAACCGTGGCTAGGATTTGGGCTTCAAAAGCAAAAAGGGGTAGACCTTGCACGCCATGACTGGGTGTTTGTTTTAGACAGTGATGAAGTCATCACGCAAGCGCTTCAAGAGGAAATCATCTTTACATGTAAAAGCTTTACATGTAAAGGCTATTTTGTACCTCGTATCAATTATTTCTTTGGCAAACCTATCAAACGTATGGGATTGTACCCTGATGCAACATTGCGACTTTTTGATCGAAAGAGTGCACACTTCAGTGAAAGTGCTGTGCATGAAAAAGTCATTTTAGACGGTGAATCCACTCAGTTACAATCACCCATGCTGCATTACGCATACGATACGATAGAGCAATTTATCGCAAAACAAAACCGCTACTCATCATTGGGAGCAAAACATAATTTTCTCAAAGCATTACTCAATCCTTCTTGGACATTTTTTAAACTTTTTATCCTCAAAGGTGGCATTTTAGAAGGTTGGCGAGGATATGTTATCGCTAAACTTTATGCTCAATATACTTTCTGGAAGTACATCAAATGA
- the rfaQ gene encoding putative lipopolysaccharide heptosyltransferase III — MKILILKFRNIGDVLLVTPLLDNLKAHYPDALIDIAVNKGTETMVEGHPALHSVITYNRSFIKSLGIWNRLKAELAFAWKLRTTHYDIVINLTEGDRGAQLALMSNAPIRIGYHSKNRLFHRAFTHFLPPQQMRHTLECNLDPLVALGLPILTHRASIFWSEKEKNTTKEYTNFIHIHPVSRWLFKCIDDALMAQIIDFCQEELQTPVILTASPDEIEMKKIEKILSFCKTSPINLSGTLSLKETAALNAKAKMFIGVDTAIMHISAANDVPVLAFFGPSGAFHWGPWDNALSHSSYTQRNGFQTMGKHRVLQVNWQCAPCGKDGCNGSKISDCLMQKGLAIETIKRHIKEMLHD; from the coding sequence ATGAAAATTTTAATTCTAAAATTTCGCAACATTGGCGATGTATTATTGGTGACACCACTGTTAGATAACCTTAAAGCGCACTACCCTGATGCCCTGATTGATATTGCTGTCAATAAAGGGACAGAGACAATGGTAGAAGGACATCCGGCCCTGCATAGTGTCATCACCTATAATCGCTCCTTCATCAAAAGCCTTGGCATATGGAACAGACTCAAAGCCGAACTTGCATTTGCATGGAAACTTCGAACAACACATTACGATATCGTCATTAACCTCACAGAGGGTGATAGAGGCGCTCAATTAGCACTTATGAGTAATGCTCCCATTCGTATAGGCTATCACTCCAAAAATAGACTTTTTCACCGCGCATTTACCCATTTCTTACCACCTCAACAAATGCGCCATACACTCGAATGCAACCTAGACCCGCTCGTGGCCCTTGGACTTCCTATACTAACGCATAGAGCATCTATTTTTTGGAGCGAAAAAGAAAAAAATACAACAAAAGAATATACGAATTTTATTCATATTCATCCGGTCAGTAGATGGCTTTTTAAATGTATTGATGATGCGCTTATGGCACAGATCATTGATTTTTGCCAAGAAGAACTACAAACTCCTGTCATTCTTACGGCTTCACCTGATGAAATAGAAATGAAAAAAATTGAAAAAATTCTCTCATTTTGCAAAACTTCCCCCATTAATTTGAGTGGCACTCTCTCTCTAAAAGAGACCGCAGCGCTGAATGCTAAAGCCAAAATGTTCATTGGTGTCGATACGGCCATTATGCATATCTCAGCCGCCAATGATGTGCCTGTTTTAGCCTTTTTTGGGCCAAGTGGAGCATTTCACTGGGGTCCGTGGGATAATGCCCTTTCGCACAGTAGTTATACGCAAAGAAATGGTTTTCAAACAATGGGCAAACACCGTGTTCTCCAAGTCAATTGGCAATGTGCCCCTTGTGGAAAAGATGGCTGTAATGGCAGTAAAATCAGTGACTGCTTAATGCAAAAAGGGTTAGCTATAGAAACGATCAAACGCCATATTAAAGAGATGCTTCATGATTAA
- a CDS encoding glycosyltransferase family 4 protein, whose amino-acid sequence MINILELESSKGWGGQEKRTARLVNSLDKNNFKVFWGVQPNSELLKRKNEINADFFEVPIRKSYDLVALWKVIKLVKEHHIDVIATHSGKDGWIGALAGLFTKAKVIRTRHLQTPITSPVSYNLNDHVVTVSSQVKDYLIGRGVKQEKLSVIYTGVDTQKFSPSLKTDIKKELNLSEDTIVIGIVAVLRAAKRHRDLLEAFANIQTDKKVVVVIIGSGPQEDNIKNLIAEKELTHHVFMLGHREDIDQLLPSLDIFVLPSNMEALGTAILEASACGVPCVGSHVGGIPECIKDQESGLLFEKENIAQLTDALTTLINDEVLRKQFGRNARALIEEHFSVSKMTQETEALYKKATE is encoded by the coding sequence ATGATTAATATTTTAGAACTCGAAAGCTCCAAAGGCTGGGGTGGACAAGAAAAAAGAACCGCAAGGCTGGTAAATTCTTTAGACAAAAACAACTTTAAAGTTTTTTGGGGAGTTCAGCCTAATAGCGAACTTTTAAAAAGAAAAAACGAGATCAACGCCGATTTTTTTGAAGTTCCCATCCGAAAAAGTTACGATCTTGTAGCACTGTGGAAAGTCATCAAACTTGTCAAAGAGCATCATATCGATGTTATTGCGACGCATTCGGGGAAAGATGGCTGGATAGGCGCACTTGCTGGACTTTTCACCAAAGCCAAAGTGATTCGCACTCGTCATCTCCAAACACCTATAACATCACCTGTCTCTTACAATCTCAATGATCATGTCGTAACCGTCAGTTCACAAGTTAAAGATTATCTCATCGGACGTGGCGTAAAACAAGAAAAGCTTTCCGTTATTTACACTGGTGTTGATACTCAAAAATTCTCACCATCCTTGAAAACAGATATTAAAAAAGAGCTCAATCTTTCGGAAGATACTATTGTGATTGGTATCGTTGCCGTCCTTCGTGCGGCAAAAAGACATCGTGATCTTCTTGAAGCTTTTGCGAATATCCAAACCGATAAAAAGGTTGTTGTCGTCATCATTGGTTCAGGTCCGCAAGAAGACAATATCAAGAATCTTATTGCAGAAAAAGAGTTAACACATCACGTTTTTATGCTGGGACATCGAGAAGATATTGATCAACTTCTCCCCTCTTTGGATATCTTTGTTCTCCCTTCCAATATGGAAGCACTAGGAACAGCTATTCTTGAAGCATCTGCATGTGGTGTACCATGCGTTGGTAGTCATGTGGGAGGCATACCTGAGTGTATCAAAGATCAAGAGAGTGGCTTATTGTTTGAAAAAGAAAATATCGCACAACTCACAGATGCCCTGACGACACTCATCAATGATGAAGTGTTGCGCAAACAATTTGGACGCAACGCTAGAGCACTTATTGAAGAGCATTTTTCCGTCTCTAAAATGACACAGGAAACAGAAGCACTTTATAAAAAGGCTACAGAGTGA
- a CDS encoding polysaccharide deacetylase family protein, with the protein MSVPVLMYHHILPQSSFITSSVDEFREQMSFLAQNGWTTLTSDEFYRYKKGEFTPPKKSVLITFDDGWRDNYIYAYPILKEFGLKATLFLITEWIEKASECKENFEPMKHKEAKKEVSQHPAKVILNWDEIETMKDVFDFHSHTYTHRDNCFDTVTWKDEFQKSRRMMQKRLGFDDLHLCWPRGIYDETLMKQAQEEGFEILYTIQRGINKPDGKMDEIKRIAVKKGAKWLKKTLFIFSNDMLGSLYARIKND; encoded by the coding sequence GTGAGTGTTCCTGTTTTGATGTACCATCATATTTTACCTCAAAGCTCTTTCATCACTTCCAGCGTTGATGAGTTTAGAGAACAGATGTCTTTTTTAGCCCAAAATGGATGGACAACCCTTACAAGCGATGAATTTTACCGCTATAAGAAAGGTGAATTTACCCCTCCCAAAAAATCCGTTCTTATTACGTTTGATGATGGGTGGAGAGACAATTATATCTATGCCTACCCTATTCTTAAAGAGTTTGGGTTAAAAGCGACCCTCTTTTTAATCACAGAATGGATTGAAAAAGCGAGTGAATGCAAAGAAAATTTTGAGCCCATGAAGCACAAAGAGGCTAAAAAAGAAGTTTCGCAACATCCTGCAAAAGTCATTTTAAATTGGGATGAAATTGAAACAATGAAAGATGTTTTCGACTTTCATTCGCACACCTATACGCACAGAGATAACTGCTTTGACACAGTCACATGGAAAGACGAATTTCAAAAATCACGTCGTATGATGCAAAAAAGACTTGGATTTGACGATCTGCACTTATGCTGGCCACGTGGGATTTACGATGAAACGCTTATGAAACAAGCACAAGAAGAAGGTTTTGAAATACTTTATACCATTCAAAGAGGCATCAACAAACCCGATGGTAAAATGGATGAGATCAAACGAATAGCAGTAAAAAAAGGAGCAAAGTGGCTCAAAAAAACACTGTTTATCTTTTCAAATGATATGTTAGGCTCACTTTATGCAAGGATCAAAAATGATTGA
- a CDS encoding glycosyltransferase family 9 protein → MIDLSNKKVLLVRNDNIGDLICTTPAIEALRKKYPSAQIDIVVNSYNEDAIKENPFINKTYIYTKPKHKKGLVEKIKAAFGKLKILVQIISEGYDAVVIFRGGYSKSAELFSTLSRAHYKIGVQNKNGKDGFTTHIIPNPNTHEVMFCFECLKPFGVIYAGEGTRYFIPAEMIQKYTPYQNAILFHISSRITENRYPKEKFKEIIDALKGKEVVISAEPVDFAQARWLAENTQAEFIKTSSLNDLGGLIANVKLFVTLDGGAMHLAPALGTKTIALSGKTNMNQWHPWGYAHLVLQDESKRAENISIATILKTIQENL, encoded by the coding sequence ATGATTGATTTAAGTAACAAAAAAGTTCTTCTTGTTCGCAATGACAACATAGGTGATCTTATCTGTACAACACCTGCCATTGAAGCGCTACGTAAAAAATACCCAAGTGCACAAATAGATATCGTGGTTAACAGTTACAATGAAGATGCTATTAAAGAAAATCCTTTTATCAATAAAACCTATATCTACACGAAGCCAAAACACAAAAAAGGATTGGTTGAAAAGATCAAAGCTGCTTTTGGTAAACTCAAAATTTTAGTCCAAATTATAAGTGAAGGTTACGATGCTGTTGTCATTTTCAGAGGTGGATACTCTAAATCAGCAGAGCTTTTTTCAACACTTTCCAGAGCACACTATAAAATTGGCGTCCAAAATAAAAATGGTAAAGATGGATTTACAACGCATATTATCCCCAATCCAAATACGCATGAAGTTATGTTTTGTTTTGAGTGTTTAAAACCTTTTGGAGTGATTTATGCTGGCGAAGGCACACGCTACTTTATTCCAGCAGAAATGATTCAAAAGTACACACCATACCAAAATGCAATCCTTTTTCATATCTCTTCAAGAATCACAGAAAACCGATACCCAAAAGAAAAATTTAAAGAAATTATCGATGCGCTTAAGGGAAAAGAGGTTGTTATCTCTGCCGAACCCGTTGATTTTGCGCAAGCACGATGGCTCGCTGAAAACACCCAAGCAGAGTTTATTAAAACCTCATCACTGAATGACCTTGGTGGGCTGATTGCAAACGTTAAATTATTTGTAACACTTGACGGAGGGGCAATGCATTTAGCTCCAGCCCTTGGCACAAAAACCATAGCATTAAGCGGTAAAACCAATATGAATCAGTGGCATCCGTGGGGATATGCCCATCTTGTCTTGCAAGATGAAAGTAAAAGAGCTGAGAATATCTCCATAGCAACCATACTCAAAACAATTCAAGAGAACCTATGA
- a CDS encoding glycosyltransferase family 9 protein gives MKIDLFELFVKYAIKNKKIKKINGCIESSEFQTVAFLTNTAIGDTLFNTPVFRAFKESFPTKKTVGLFNPANLSLFKTNPHIDTFLSFDGKWNTFFKTLKTLKQEKPDIVFILHSNEPQATPLAVLCGAKYVIKIPNDKNTYASFHSNPKIAQNLDKHGIFDRLKQLEYINIGASNPTLELFLKPEWVQTVDTFFNMRAIADDDILIGFQVGASTKSRMWFEDKWIELGKKLLEINPKIKIILTGSPAEKKLTKPIKKALQSDHVFDCTGMFPLGSAAALIGKLNLLITPDTGPLHIATALKTPTIGLFAVADPKNSNACYDTPIHPFIKKPKTCVPCVAKRCTYQKCMLQIEPDEIIETIHRYTLL, from the coding sequence ATGAAAATTGACCTCTTTGAACTCTTTGTAAAATATGCTATCAAAAATAAAAAAATAAAAAAAATAAATGGCTGTATTGAGTCTTCTGAATTTCAGACAGTCGCTTTTCTAACCAACACGGCTATTGGAGATACTTTATTTAACACTCCTGTATTTAGGGCATTTAAAGAGTCTTTCCCTACAAAAAAAACAGTAGGGCTCTTTAATCCTGCAAACCTTTCTCTGTTTAAAACAAATCCTCATATCGATACTTTTCTCAGTTTTGATGGAAAATGGAATACCTTTTTTAAAACACTCAAAACACTGAAACAAGAGAAGCCTGACATTGTGTTTATCCTCCATTCCAATGAACCTCAAGCAACACCTCTTGCCGTTTTATGTGGCGCAAAATATGTCATCAAAATACCCAATGACAAAAATACCTATGCCTCTTTTCACTCAAATCCAAAGATTGCTCAAAATCTCGATAAACATGGTATTTTTGATCGCTTAAAGCAATTAGAATATATCAATATTGGTGCTTCCAATCCAACACTGGAACTCTTTTTAAAGCCCGAATGGGTTCAAACAGTCGATACTTTTTTTAACATGAGGGCCATAGCAGACGATGATATTCTGATTGGTTTTCAAGTAGGTGCGTCCACTAAAAGTAGAATGTGGTTTGAAGATAAATGGATCGAACTTGGGAAAAAACTTTTAGAGATCAATCCAAAAATAAAAATAATTCTCACAGGTTCTCCTGCGGAAAAAAAACTCACTAAACCTATCAAAAAAGCGTTACAAAGCGATCATGTTTTTGATTGTACAGGCATGTTTCCATTAGGCTCAGCAGCGGCACTTATTGGTAAACTCAATCTACTTATTACTCCAGACACCGGCCCTTTGCACATCGCAACTGCACTTAAAACGCCAACAATAGGGTTATTTGCAGTAGCAGATCCAAAAAATTCAAACGCATGCTACGATACACCGATACACCCTTTTATCAAAAAACCTAAAACGTGTGTTCCCTGTGTCGCCAAAAGATGTACCTATCAAAAGTGTATGTTACAGATAGAACCGGATGAGATTATAGAAACCATTCATCGGTACACTTTACTATGA
- a CDS encoding glycosyltransferase family 4 protein, protein MKKILFIDTGKEYGGGTKSFLYLLQELLKDQELDIYVHFEYDYAYSGTTISKAIHAMGAKFIYSEPKKKLTKFKKELFRAISKKLLRSIQYKINFEYASNLLRKNNYDIVHLNNHFSENLYYIEAANQLKMKVIQHLRKNSPVESEKLEKLRQLSFTPISVSKSTYNYYNAILPIDQNIIYNPVIMPPMEISSSPQDTINILMPANFLSLKGHALVFKAFLDITRKDLRLLLAGDGTFEGEPLKNYTLLKQKGILIDLGFVTNIEDFYLSSDYVLNFSENEGLPRAVLEGLSLGCGIIASDIPIEKELYDICENKNNFYIIPRNPTALLELLNHIKPIQEKKKDLNIIETFSIQHYVDSVKNLYKALL, encoded by the coding sequence ATGAAAAAAATACTTTTTATTGACACGGGAAAAGAGTATGGTGGAGGAACAAAGAGTTTCTTATATCTTCTTCAAGAATTACTTAAAGATCAAGAGCTTGATATCTATGTTCATTTTGAATATGACTATGCGTACAGCGGTACAACTATCTCCAAAGCAATTCACGCGATGGGAGCAAAATTCATTTATTCTGAGCCTAAAAAAAAGTTAACAAAATTCAAAAAAGAGTTGTTCAGAGCTATTTCAAAGAAGCTTCTTAGATCCATACAATACAAAATTAATTTTGAATATGCCAGTAATCTTCTTCGAAAAAACAACTATGATATTGTGCATTTAAATAACCATTTTAGTGAAAATCTTTACTATATAGAAGCTGCGAATCAACTCAAAATGAAGGTTATTCAACATTTGCGGAAAAATTCGCCTGTCGAATCAGAAAAATTGGAAAAATTAAGACAACTCTCATTTACGCCCATCAGTGTTTCCAAATCAACCTATAATTACTATAATGCAATCTTACCGATCGATCAAAATATTATTTACAATCCCGTCATAATGCCTCCCATGGAAATCTCTTCTAGCCCTCAAGATACTATAAACATCCTTATGCCAGCAAATTTTTTGTCTCTCAAAGGACATGCTCTTGTCTTTAAAGCATTCCTTGATATCACACGCAAAGATCTCAGGCTTCTTTTGGCTGGTGACGGTACTTTTGAGGGAGAACCACTTAAAAACTATACCCTCTTAAAACAAAAGGGTATCCTTATAGACTTAGGATTTGTTACCAATATAGAAGATTTTTATCTCTCTTCGGATTATGTTCTAAATTTTTCAGAAAATGAGGGTTTACCAAGAGCCGTCCTTGAAGGATTATCGCTTGGCTGTGGCATTATTGCTTCAGATATACCTATCGAAAAAGAGCTATACGATATTTGTGAGAATAAAAACAATTTTTACATCATACCGAGAAATCCAACGGCACTTTTAGAGTTACTGAATCACATAAAACCTATCCAAGAGAAGAAAAAAGATCTAAACATTATAGAAACATTTAGCATTCAGCACTATGTTGACTCTGTAAAAAATCTTTATAAAGCGCTTTTATAA
- a CDS encoding glycosyltransferase family 9 protein, whose product MVIQTAKIGDYANTTPMFEVLEKTDILMDHVNLPFANHDERIEQIYVVNVYKKSIWQKIQLALLLFFNNYHTVYVLIPNSLNLFLAKMCFSKNTVTLSTYADKWYLTLLNSNMKTIKHSVEDLTIDTYLKMIGEGLDRNRYWKMLQKPLVIPQNMPLKSNKFKVGVSLSAGNKIKTIDSETWKKVFAILDEIECEVYIFGLENENVYLENLSKNIHAKNPIISMLGQIPLRELPSRMSVLNLYISSDTGNSYIADSVNVPTINFAGPCFWREQRPIYEKSLIVQSNAPCAPYSSVFRASYKGKCPDLYTITHSQEEAIANFIKALYKDFLQSQHSAEC is encoded by the coding sequence TTGGTTATACAAACTGCAAAAATAGGTGATTATGCCAACACGACACCCATGTTCGAGGTTTTAGAAAAAACAGATATTTTAATGGACCACGTCAATCTTCCTTTTGCAAATCATGATGAAAGAATTGAGCAAATATATGTTGTTAACGTGTATAAAAAAAGTATATGGCAAAAAATTCAACTAGCGCTTTTACTTTTTTTCAACAACTATCACACGGTGTATGTTCTCATCCCTAATAGCCTCAATCTTTTTTTAGCAAAGATGTGTTTTTCCAAAAATACAGTGACTCTTTCAACGTATGCGGATAAGTGGTATTTGACACTGTTAAATTCCAATATGAAAACAATAAAACATAGCGTTGAAGATCTTACGATTGATACCTACTTAAAAATGATAGGTGAGGGTTTAGATCGAAATCGGTATTGGAAAATGTTACAAAAACCTCTGGTCATTCCCCAAAACATGCCTCTAAAAAGTAATAAATTTAAAGTGGGTGTGAGTTTAAGTGCTGGGAATAAAATAAAAACGATTGATAGTGAAACATGGAAAAAAGTTTTTGCTATTTTAGATGAGATTGAGTGCGAGGTCTACATTTTTGGGTTAGAAAACGAAAACGTGTATCTTGAAAATTTATCTAAAAATATTCATGCAAAAAATCCAATTATTTCCATGTTAGGGCAAATCCCTCTTCGCGAGCTTCCTTCTCGTATGTCTGTTCTAAATCTCTATATATCTTCAGATACAGGCAATAGTTATATTGCAGATAGCGTCAATGTCCCAACAATCAACTTTGCAGGACCTTGTTTTTGGAGGGAACAAAGACCTATCTATGAGAAGTCGCTCATTGTCCAGTCCAATGCTCCTTGTGCCCCTTATTCATCTGTTTTTAGGGCTTCTTATAAGGGAAAATGTCCTGATTTATATACTATAACACACTCCCAAGAAGAAGCGATAGCCAATTTTATAAAAGCGCTTTATAAAGATTTTTTACAGAGTCAACATAGTGCTGAATGCTAA